The following proteins come from a genomic window of Rhodothermales bacterium:
- a CDS encoding UDP-glucose/GDP-mannose dehydrogenase family protein — MNIGIVGTGYVGLVTGTCFAEMGYDVTCVDIDPAKVEKLSAGTPTIFETGLELLLKRNIKEGRLSFTTQLADAAMSCKVLFFALPTPPGGDGEADLSYVEGAARDLGRIWNESGFDGYCVVVNKSTVPVGTADRVRGILEEAGHVAGARFDVVSNPEFLREGVAIADFMKPERIVVGTSSQAAEDIMRSIYEPFVRQGNPILIMDERSSEMTKYAANSFLATKISFINEVANLCERVGANVDHVRQGIGTDSRIGNLFLYPGVGFGGSCFPKDVQALHRTSRQNGYDFRILDAVLEVNDRQRHRLSKAIIDRFGGSLAGRTIAVWGLAFKARTDDVRESPAHYIIRDLLDAGARVKAFDPEAMDTTRAVFGDAIAYGDEPYAVLEGADALAICTEWHEFRRPDFDEVKALLKAPMVFDGRNLYKPERMRAMGFEYTSIGRP, encoded by the coding sequence ATGAACATCGGCATTGTAGGAACCGGATACGTCGGCCTTGTCACGGGCACGTGTTTCGCGGAAATGGGATACGACGTGACCTGCGTCGACATCGATCCGGCGAAAGTGGAAAAATTGTCGGCCGGAACGCCGACCATCTTCGAAACCGGCCTCGAACTGCTGCTGAAGCGCAACATCAAGGAAGGCCGGTTGTCCTTCACGACGCAGCTGGCCGATGCGGCAATGTCCTGCAAGGTGCTGTTTTTTGCCCTCCCTACCCCGCCCGGCGGTGACGGCGAGGCCGATCTGTCGTACGTGGAGGGAGCCGCCCGGGATCTGGGACGCATCTGGAACGAGTCCGGATTCGACGGCTACTGCGTGGTGGTCAACAAGTCGACCGTACCGGTCGGCACGGCCGACCGGGTGCGCGGCATCCTTGAGGAAGCCGGCCACGTGGCCGGGGCCCGATTCGACGTCGTATCGAACCCCGAATTCCTGCGCGAAGGCGTCGCTATCGCTGACTTCATGAAGCCCGAGCGGATTGTCGTGGGTACGTCGTCACAGGCCGCCGAGGACATCATGCGCAGCATCTACGAGCCCTTCGTGCGCCAGGGCAATCCCATCCTGATCATGGACGAACGGTCCTCGGAAATGACCAAGTACGCCGCCAACTCCTTCCTGGCCACCAAGATATCGTTCATCAACGAGGTCGCGAACCTGTGCGAGCGCGTGGGCGCGAACGTGGACCACGTGCGCCAGGGCATCGGCACCGATTCGCGCATTGGCAACCTCTTCCTGTATCCCGGCGTCGGCTTCGGCGGCAGTTGCTTCCCGAAGGATGTCCAGGCATTGCATCGTACATCCCGCCAGAACGGATACGATTTCCGCATCCTGGATGCCGTGCTCGAAGTCAACGACCGTCAGCGCCACCGTCTCTCGAAGGCCATCATCGACCGCTTCGGCGGATCCCTGGCCGGTCGTACCATCGCGGTCTGGGGCCTGGCCTTCAAAGCCCGGACCGACGATGTCCGCGAGTCCCCGGCCCATTACATCATCCGGGACCTGTTGGATGCGGGCGCGCGGGTAAAAGCGTTCGATCCGGAAGCCATGGACACCACGCGCGCCGTATTCGGGGATGCGATTGCCTACGGCGACGAGCCCTACGCGGTCCTCGAGGGGGCCGATGCGCTCGCCATCTGCACCGAGTGGCATGAATTCCGCCGTCCGGACTTCGACGAAGTCAAGGCACTGCTGAAAGCACCCATGGTGTTCGACGGCCGAAACCTCTACAAGCCCGAGCGCATGCGCGCCATGGGCTTCGAGTACACCTCCATCGGGCGGCCCTAG